The following coding sequences lie in one Chanos chanos chromosome 4, fChaCha1.1, whole genome shotgun sequence genomic window:
- the fam83b gene encoding protein FAM83B — protein MMQTSTMMDADLSMLSSLREEFKPEDYVQPHYRESYRLAIDALISEGKDGYQKFIKDEKVGNFLSEEEILFITTNVEKPQVSSHSEEVNGSTDDKSSTGTYWPMHSDIETPDLDLGWPEIILNRAPTNVDLLFHPPRQNSPTIKEVIRKHIQEARQVIAIAMDVFTDLDVFKEVVDASIRGVPVYILLDRSHFKSFLAMAENQDVQIQKLRNMRVRTVKGQDYLSRSGAKFHGAMEQKFLLVDCCTVFFGSYSFMWSYEKIHLSMVQVITGKLVESYDEEFRTIYARSTVPAELSPLETVADKWLNGKIDRYAPLCGKPFERRDHLRHTLNLVYQQTCERQSGFKIPRGEPDDRFHEYGQMNQIPVINHNRIHQMHVSEATDFYKRHSYAGERPEPSYVYQPSKFASSHWNVAGDASHYGALGSNHFHGTVENQYETGRMGPLFRGSNMRGSYHGCDKQALAMQQNLPSFANTSKSFLRTWRIESYLNNNDPVAADSVDHLDQYEILENKPGPHMHSRLRSSLVFKSTIPEHPESNSYTTNSSSSTLREEPTGMQSNAQFYHSAQWNQPQYVNNHIQHDEFVLKRRSLQILDYSGQNMDHSSGRDAFYASLGRAKGRLLVKDHESMQEKYKRHSVADPKSNIYYDENKQSSQMYGSSVRQEMNKSAIKEVSRSGGYVSNLKKDQRSISHYDFNKTDTKGTTGTMWQEPPSRTVSATNVPDHKEESAKSNGMSSPRFFKSSSKKIKSLLNIPDKREASPKMKNRLKLTVGNNYDNILTDDEEQKGKVEKKQRGSTSGSVKSIDSSKQRRDNGRSQDLSADLPGEASAPRFSTDELHRGSGDTTKSQRQPSTGAQKESHKPVQSSWQRDRSGLNRPYSRFEPLCQFENKHLSSGQSSAVPTNSQSIERHKNFSKAASRSETHGHIGQQSQGAHDNKFGRFIQRVGNLIHKNK, from the exons ATGATGCAAACCTCTACAATGATGGACGCCGATCTGTCTATGTTATCCTCTTTGAGAGAGGAGTTTAAACCTGAGGACTATGTTCAGCCACATTATCGGGAGTCCTATCGCTTGGCTATTGACGCTCTGATCAGTGAGGGCAAAGATGGATATCAGAAATTCATTAAAGACGAGAAAGTTGGGAACTTTCTTTCAGAGGAGGAAATCCTCTTCATCACAACGAATGTGGAAAAGCCGCAAGTCAGCAGCCACTCAGAGGAGGTTAATGGTTCTACAGATGACAAGTCATCCACTGGGACTTACTGGCCAATGCACTCAGACATTGAAACACCAGACTTGGATTTAGGATGGCCAGAAATCATTCTCAACAGAGCACCAACAAATGTAGATCTGCTCTTCCATCCCCCAAGACAAAACAGCCCTACAATCAAAGAGGTGATCCGAAAACACATACAGGAGGCAAGACAG gtGATCGCAATTGCGATGGATGTGTTCACCGATCTGGACGTTTTCAAAGAGGTTGTCGATGCATCCATCCGAGGTGTTCCTGTTTACATCCTTCTGGATCGCAGTCACTTCAAAAGCTTTCTTGCAATGGCTGAAAATCAAGATGTCCAAATACAAAAACTGAGG AACATGAGGGTGCGCACAGTGAAGGGCCAAGACTATCTCTCTCGATCAGGTGCAAAGTTTCATGGAGCAATGGAGCAGAAATTTCTTTTGGTTGATTGCTGTACAGTGTTTTTTGGGTCATACAG cttcATGTGGTCGTATGAAAAAATCCACCTCAGTATGGTTCAAGTCATCACTGGTAAGCTGGTGGAATCCTATGATGAGGAGTTCCGCACAATTTACGCCCGCTCTACTGTTCCAGCTGAGCTTTCACCTCTTGAGACTGTGGCAGACAAGTGGTTGAATGGTAAAATCGATAGGTATGCCCCTCTCTGTGGCAAACCCTTTGAGAGGAGAGATCATTTGAGGCACACTCTCAACTTAGTGTACCAACAAACGTGTGAGAGACAATCTGGCTTCAAGATCCCCAGGGGGGAACCTGATGACAGATTCCACGAGTATGGACAAATGAATCAAATACCTGTGATTAACCATAACAGGATTCATCAAATGCATGTCTCGGAGGCCACAGATTTCTATAAACGTCACAGTTATGCAGGGGAGAGACCAGAGCCCTCATACGTTTACCAGCCCTCCAAGTTTGCCTCCAGCCACTGGAATGTGGCTGGAGATGCCAGCCATTATGGAGCCCTGGGGAGCAACCATTTTCACGGCACAGTGGAGAACCAGTATGAAACTGGAAGGATGGGTCCACTATTTAGAGGCTCCAACATGCGTGGGTCTTATCATGGCTGTGATAAACAAGCTCTTGCTATGCAGCAAAACCTGCCAAGTTTTGCAAATACTTCTAAATCTTTCCTTCGCACATGGAGGATAGAGTCTTATCTAAACAACAACGATCCTGTTGCTGCTGATTCTGTAGATCATCTGGATCAATATGAAATTCTGGAGAACAAGCCTGGTCCTCACATGCACTCTCGTCTCAGGTCGTCTCTGGTTTTCAAATCCACCATTCCTGAACATCCAGAATCAAATAGTTATACAACTAACTCCTCATCCTCCACGTTGCGGGAAGAACCAACAGGGATGCAATCCAATGCACAGTTTTACCATTCGGCACAGTGGAATCAACCTCAGTATGTGAATAATCACATCCAACATGATGAGTTTGTGCTGAAGCGAAGGAGTCTGCAGATTTTAGATTATTCAGGGCAGAACATGGATCACAGCTCTGGGAGAGATGCCTTTTATGCCAGCCTTGGCAGAGCTAAAGGACGTCTACTGGTCAAGGACCATGAGTCCATGCAAGAGAAGTACAAAAGGCATAGTGTAGCAGATCCAAAGTCAAACATATATTATGATGAAAACAAGCAATCTTCTCAAATGTATGGATCATCGGTAAGGCAAGAGATGAACAAAAGTGCAATAAAAGAGGTCTCAAGGAGTGGTGGGTATGTTTCAAATCTCAAGAAGGATCAGAGATCCATCTCCCATTATGACTTCAATAAAACAGACACGAAAGGAACTACAGGAACAATGTGGCAAGAACCACCATCCAGAACTGTGTCTGCAACAAATGTTCCTGACCACAAAGAAGAATCGGCAAAATCCAATGGGATGTCATCACCACGGTTCTTCAAAAGCAGCTCCAAGAAAATAAAATCCCTTTTGAACATTCCAGACAAGAGAGAGGCTTCacccaaaatgaaaaacagattgAAACTCACAGTGGGCAATAATTATGATAACATTCTCACTGATGATGAGGAACAAAAAGGTAAAGTCGAGAAGAAACAACGTGGAAGCACCAGTGGTTCTGTGAAATCGATTGACAGTAGCAAACAGAGAAGAGATAATGGCAGAAGCCAAGATCTCTCTGCTGATCTACCTGGTGAGGCATCTGCCCCACGTTTCAGCACTGATGAATTACATCGTGGCAGTGGAGACACCACAAAAAGTCAAAGACAACCCTCTACTGGTGCTCAGAAAGAGAGTCACAAACCTGTGCAGAGTTCCTGGCAAAGAGACCGAAGCGGACTGAACCGACCTTACAGCAGGTTTGAGCCACTCTGCCAATTTGAAAATAAGCATCTGTCTTCAGGTCAATCTAGTGCAGTGCCCACAAACAGCCAGTCGATAGAGAGACACAAAAACTTTTCAAAAGCTGCTTCTAGGAGTGAAACTCACGGTCACATTGGCCAACAGTCCCAAGGTGCTCATGACAATAAATTTGGACGGTTCATACAACGTGTTGGAAATTTAATACACAAAAATAAGTAG